In Caldicellulosiruptor obsidiansis OB47, a single window of DNA contains:
- a CDS encoding amidohydrolase, which translates to MESILIKNAKIYTMDEKGIIERGDILIKDGKIAMIDNNINEYADHVIEAKDRLVFPGFIDAHSHIGMWEDSVGFEGADGNEDSDPVTPHLRAIDAINPFDRSFEEAIEGGVTCVATGPGSANVIGGQFCVIKTFGKRIDKMVVKEPAAMKVAFGENPKSVYHEKHQMPQTRMATAAILREALFKAREYLNKKLEAQQDEEKDMPEFDMKSESLIKVLTKEIPLKAHAHRADDIFTAIRIAKEFDVNLTLDHVTDGYLIVDELKQENIPCIVGPNLTDRSKVELKNLDFKNPGILSKNGILVAIMTDHPVIPQKYLVLCSALACKSGMDEIDALKAITINPAKILGIDNRVGSIKEGKDADIVVYKGHPFDIFSEVEYVLIDGKVVYHRK; encoded by the coding sequence ATGGAAAGCATTTTAATAAAAAACGCAAAAATATATACAATGGATGAAAAAGGTATCATTGAAAGAGGAGATATACTTATCAAAGATGGAAAGATAGCAATGATTGACAATAATATAAATGAATATGCAGATCATGTAATAGAGGCAAAAGACAGGCTTGTCTTTCCAGGGTTTATAGATGCGCATTCACACATAGGAATGTGGGAAGATTCTGTCGGGTTTGAAGGTGCTGATGGAAACGAAGACTCAGACCCTGTCACGCCACACCTTAGAGCAATTGATGCTATAAATCCGTTTGACAGAAGTTTTGAAGAGGCAATTGAAGGTGGTGTTACATGTGTTGCAACAGGACCGGGAAGTGCCAATGTGATAGGCGGTCAGTTTTGTGTCATCAAGACGTTTGGCAAGAGAATTGACAAGATGGTTGTAAAAGAACCTGCTGCAATGAAGGTTGCATTTGGGGAAAACCCAAAAAGCGTGTACCATGAAAAACACCAGATGCCTCAAACACGCATGGCAACTGCTGCAATCTTAAGAGAAGCACTTTTTAAAGCAAGAGAGTACTTAAATAAAAAGCTTGAAGCTCAGCAGGATGAAGAGAAAGATATGCCAGAGTTTGATATGAAAAGTGAAAGCCTTATAAAGGTTTTAACAAAAGAGATTCCTCTCAAAGCTCATGCTCACAGAGCAGACGATATATTTACAGCTATAAGAATAGCTAAGGAATTTGATGTAAATCTTACCCTTGACCATGTAACAGATGGATATTTGATAGTTGACGAGCTAAAACAAGAGAATATCCCATGTATTGTTGGACCGAACCTTACTGATAGGTCAAAGGTTGAGCTCAAAAACCTTGACTTCAAAAACCCTGGGATACTTTCTAAAAACGGTATTCTTGTAGCTATCATGACAGACCATCCTGTCATTCCGCAAAAATATCTTGTGCTATGTAGTGCACTTGCATGTAAAAGCGGAATGGACGAGATAGACGCTCTAAAAGCAATTACTATAAACCCTGCAAAGATTTTAGGGATTGATAATAGGGTTGGTAGTATAAAAGAAGGTAAAGATGCTGATATTGTAGTTTACAAGGGTCATCCTTTTGACATATTTTCTGAGGTTGAATATGTTTTAATTGATGGCAAAGTTGTATATCATCGCAAATAA
- the tsaE gene encoding tRNA (adenosine(37)-N6)-threonylcarbamoyltransferase complex ATPase subunit type 1 TsaE, whose amino-acid sequence MKEIISYSYEETVAIGYNIGKNLFKGSIVALEGDLGSGKTALTRGIAKAFGIEDISSPTFTIFHVYEGKDDILVYHFDIYRIEETELEDIGYEEYFYGDGIVIIEWADKLKRLYPKECLKVCIQKIDENVRNIVITGIGERYKKVEDVIERDEDIGD is encoded by the coding sequence ATGAAAGAAATAATATCTTATTCATATGAAGAAACAGTAGCGATTGGATACAATATTGGTAAGAATCTTTTTAAAGGTTCAATTGTAGCTTTAGAAGGTGATCTTGGTAGTGGAAAAACTGCACTAACACGCGGTATTGCCAAGGCTTTTGGGATTGAAGATATTTCAAGCCCAACGTTTACCATATTTCATGTCTATGAAGGGAAAGATGACATTTTAGTTTATCATTTTGATATTTATAGAATTGAAGAGACAGAACTTGAGGACATAGGATATGAAGAGTATTTTTATGGTGATGGTATAGTGATAATTGAGTGGGCTGATAAGTTAAAAAGGCTTTATCCCAAGGAGTGTTTAAAAGTTTGTATTCAAAAGATAGATGAAAATGTGCGAAATATAGTGATAACCGGTATTGGAGAAAGGTACAAAAAAGTTGAGGATGTGATAGAAAGAGATGAAGATATTGGCGATTGA
- the tsaB gene encoding tRNA (adenosine(37)-N6)-threonylcarbamoyltransferase complex dimerization subunit type 1 TsaB — protein MKILAIETSGKVASAALLEDCKVISEVVLNTKLVHSVMLIDLIDQVLKNASVNIAEIDLFAVAVGPGSFTGLRIGVSTIKGFCYATSKPCVGVDTLKALCYNFWACSDFLMPILDAKSQKVFTGIFRFEDGKLKTYHPTSIVDIEEAKELAKKYNPVLLGEGLDVYDFSQFKLSPKFLQYQKASNVGLLAYELAQEGEVISHFDLVPVYLKKSYAEREQGT, from the coding sequence ATGAAGATATTGGCGATTGAGACGTCCGGCAAGGTAGCAAGCGCTGCTTTGCTGGAAGATTGCAAGGTAATTTCTGAGGTGGTTTTAAACACAAAACTTGTTCATTCGGTGATGTTGATTGATTTAATTGATCAGGTATTAAAAAATGCTTCTGTTAATATTGCAGAGATTGATCTTTTTGCGGTAGCAGTAGGACCAGGATCTTTTACCGGGCTCAGAATAGGTGTTTCAACAATAAAAGGTTTTTGCTATGCCACTTCAAAACCCTGTGTAGGTGTTGATACATTGAAAGCTCTTTGTTATAACTTCTGGGCTTGTTCAGATTTTCTAATGCCTATTTTGGATGCAAAATCACAAAAGGTGTTTACTGGAATTTTCAGATTCGAGGATGGCAAGCTAAAAACATATCATCCAACTTCTATAGTTGATATTGAAGAAGCAAAAGAGCTTGCAAAAAAGTATAACCCTGTTTTGCTTGGTGAGGGTTTAGATGTTTATGATTTTTCTCAGTTTAAACTTTCACCTAAGTTTTTGCAGTATCAAAAAGCGTCAAATGTTGGATTATTAGCTTATGAACTTGCACAAGAAGGAGAAGTTATTTCTCATTTTGACCTTGTACCAGTTTACCTTAAAAAATCGTACGCAGAAAGGGAACAGGGTACATGA
- the rimI gene encoding ribosomal protein S18-alanine N-acetyltransferase, whose product MTKGVIRRMTEKDIDMVHEIEILSFSVPWSKESFIDEVKNENAIYYVYEEDSKVWGFAGMHHIVDEGHITNIAVHPQKRGQGIGRLLLSALISYAKENGLVGLTLEVRSKNYVAISLYKSLGFVQEGIRKNYYSDPPDDAIIMWLWL is encoded by the coding sequence ATGACAAAAGGTGTAATAAGAAGGATGACAGAAAAAGACATTGATATGGTACATGAAATAGAAATTTTGTCATTCTCTGTACCATGGAGTAAAGAAAGTTTTATAGATGAGGTTAAAAATGAAAATGCGATATACTATGTATATGAAGAGGATAGTAAAGTATGGGGATTTGCAGGGATGCATCATATAGTAGATGAAGGACACATTACAAATATTGCTGTGCATCCCCAAAAAAGGGGGCAGGGAATAGGGAGACTTTTACTTTCTGCCCTCATTTCATATGCAAAGGAAAATGGACTTGTTGGTCTTACGCTTGAGGTAAGGAGCAAAAATTATGTTGCTATCTCACTTTACAAAAGCTTAGGATTTGTCCAGGAAGGTATAAGAAAAAATTATTATTCCGATCCACCAGATGATGCCATAATTATGTGGCTGTGGTTATAG
- a CDS encoding HEPN domain-containing protein has translation MGKKDFRAAQILYEHEGDRGLVCFHCQQAVEKNAFKLLRK, from the coding sequence ATGGGTAAAAAGGACTTTAGAGCTGCTCAAATTTTATATGAGCATGAAGGGGACAGAGGACTTGTTTGTTTCCATTGCCAACAAGCTGTTGAGAAGAATGCCTTCAAATTACTCAGAAAATAA
- a CDS encoding putative bifunctional diguanylate cyclase/phosphodiesterase gives MYEKNKDLNCKANNYAAKISIIYAVASAIWILVSDMLTTKLLSSKNLFAMFSIIKGWLFVLVTASLLYFLIRKKIYSLYLSENNLQNALNELQKTNAELSKTQEKLVVQYKKLAKNQEKIKELAYFDQLTGLPNKNHFMLTLEKTIKESNFKGQQFALILIDIDNFGKINNTLGHTTGDIVLKEIAQKLKESIGTNGFVARLTGDEFGIVVYSFPDLNILNYFIYKIFNSFSTSWEIMKYNFYITPSMGIAIYPSDGKDSTSLLTNADKALKLAKEKGKNTFCFYSLEMDNILQQRLEFESDLRKAIEEEQFILYYQPIVDLKKIQLCGAEGLIRWIHPQKGIIPPMSFIPIAEQTGLITQIGKWVVTKVISDLKNIREVVNYNFYISFNTSLREFSSANFIDDVLYTIETSNIDPAYLGIEITESVAMADPQNTIKSLKTFKEKGMKVLLDDFGTGYSSLNYLKELPIDVVKIDRSFIANMNKDIKEQKIAKSIIDLSHILELKVVAEGIEDSQQAEILKSFECDFGQGYLFGKPLPKDQFMELAKRF, from the coding sequence ATGTATGAAAAAAACAAGGATTTAAATTGCAAAGCAAACAACTATGCAGCCAAAATATCAATAATATATGCAGTTGCAAGTGCTATATGGATTTTAGTATCTGATATGCTGACAACTAAACTTCTTTCTAGCAAAAATCTATTTGCAATGTTTTCTATCATCAAAGGCTGGCTCTTTGTACTTGTTACTGCAAGTCTTTTGTATTTTCTGATTCGCAAAAAAATCTATTCGCTTTACCTGTCTGAAAATAATCTCCAAAATGCATTAAATGAACTTCAAAAGACAAATGCTGAGCTTTCCAAAACACAGGAAAAACTTGTTGTCCAGTATAAAAAACTTGCCAAAAACCAGGAAAAGATAAAAGAACTTGCTTACTTTGACCAGCTAACAGGTCTTCCAAACAAAAATCATTTTATGCTTACACTTGAAAAGACTATTAAGGAATCCAATTTTAAAGGACAGCAGTTTGCATTAATATTGATTGATATTGACAATTTTGGTAAGATAAATAATACTCTTGGGCATACAACTGGTGATATTGTTCTAAAAGAAATTGCGCAAAAACTTAAAGAATCAATAGGTACCAATGGTTTTGTGGCAAGGCTGACAGGAGACGAATTTGGAATAGTAGTTTATAGCTTTCCTGATCTCAATATTCTGAACTATTTCATCTATAAAATCTTTAATTCTTTTTCTACATCATGGGAAATAATGAAATATAATTTTTATATCACACCAAGCATGGGAATAGCTATATATCCTTCAGACGGAAAAGATAGCACCTCGCTTCTGACAAACGCTGATAAAGCTTTAAAGCTTGCCAAAGAAAAAGGCAAAAACACTTTCTGTTTTTATAGTCTGGAAATGGATAATATTCTTCAGCAGAGACTGGAATTTGAATCAGATTTGAGAAAAGCTATAGAAGAAGAACAGTTTATTTTATATTATCAACCAATTGTGGATCTTAAAAAAATACAATTATGTGGTGCAGAAGGACTTATTCGCTGGATACATCCACAAAAAGGTATTATACCACCTATGTCTTTCATCCCAATTGCTGAACAGACAGGATTAATAACTCAAATTGGTAAATGGGTGGTGACAAAGGTCATTTCAGATTTGAAGAACATAAGAGAAGTAGTAAATTACAATTTTTATATCTCATTTAACACATCTTTAAGAGAGTTTTCAAGCGCAAATTTTATTGATGACGTACTTTATACCATCGAAACTTCAAATATTGATCCTGCTTATTTAGGAATAGAGATTACCGAATCAGTTGCAATGGCAGATCCACAAAATACCATAAAGTCACTTAAAACTTTTAAAGAAAAGGGTATGAAAGTTTTACTTGACGATTTTGGTACAGGCTATTCTTCTCTGAACTATTTGAAAGAACTTCCTATTGACGTTGTTAAAATTGATAGAAGTTTTATAGCAAATATGAACAAGGATATAAAAGAACAAAAAATAGCTAAAAGTATAATTGACCTTTCTCACATCTTAGAGTTAAAAGTTGTGGCAGAGGGTATTGAGGATAGTCAGCAGGCTGAGATACTAAAATCTTTTGAGTGTGATTTCGGACAGGGGTATTTGTTTGGCAAACCACTTCCGAAAGACCAATTTATGGAGCTTGCAAAGAGGTTTTGA
- the pulA gene encoding type I pullulanase, which translates to MIVKAYIDDFNEIIVILSQMVHSVKKEDFKIFLNEEEIDIERIDKIVPHSDSPYEAEMRGYEICEEKGKIRFVLKEGYFDYHRKPLSKPVFVIGEMNNWQISPEWEMTYSKLRGRYELIKDLKEIKIGQKFKFAEGASQKLWYPPGFGNDIVINEYFDRESAFTNMIKIVTSKRLLPNLKYKITYKTEHIWARPRGILTAPEFFYPYELGMKYESYGTYFKLWAPSAYKVKIKIFDESENYRFEKEMAREENGVWNIYLTGNLKNHYYLYEVWHYNYDDDEGFVVYEVPDPYSRASSSNSQKSFIFDPADIQIEGWQQDTYIKNIEKQQDAIIYEMHVRDFTIDKTSGVEERLRGKFLGLCQQSYYKEKFSTGLLHLKELGITHIHLLPISDFGSVDDKNPDKKYNWGYDPVLYQCPEYWYSTKSGGIEALKELKTMVKTLHENNIGVVMDVVFNHTYHIKGGRFSIFDKIVPGYFYRIDDYGEYSNATGCGNEIATEKPMVRKFILDTIIYWAEEFHIDGFRFDLMGLIDTQTMRTIAREVRKRNPKALIYGEGWVMGDSLCLVEERATIESSAHKGYSIGLFNDRIRDSIRGDLDGFRTGYMHGNLSDVERLKQGIKAAIDDFAKEPDECVNYVSCHDNLTLFDKAQKTMVGEDIFWIDRACRLANAIILTSQGIAFLHGGVEFNRSKGGHPNTYNAGDSINKIDWSLKEKFYDTFKFYCDLIKLRKEHLAFRMRSSGEIRKYLKFLPASDGIVAFLISYPYDVWKKIIVAYNPFKEKKVIALPDGIWKIKANDGVIFSEENEQEAIGSFEIAPSSLFIAYQE; encoded by the coding sequence ATGATAGTGAAAGCTTATATTGATGATTTTAACGAGATAATTGTTATTCTTTCTCAAATGGTTCACTCTGTAAAGAAGGAAGATTTTAAAATATTTTTAAATGAAGAAGAAATAGATATAGAAAGAATTGATAAAATAGTTCCTCATTCTGATAGTCCATATGAAGCAGAGATGAGAGGATATGAAATTTGCGAAGAAAAAGGGAAAATCAGGTTTGTTTTAAAGGAAGGATATTTTGACTATCACCGAAAACCACTAAGTAAACCAGTGTTTGTAATTGGCGAGATGAATAATTGGCAGATTTCACCAGAATGGGAAATGACATATTCAAAACTGCGTGGAAGATATGAGCTTATAAAAGATCTGAAAGAGATAAAAATTGGGCAAAAATTTAAATTTGCAGAGGGTGCAAGTCAAAAACTTTGGTATCCTCCGGGATTTGGCAACGATATCGTAATAAATGAGTACTTTGACAGAGAATCTGCTTTTACAAATATGATAAAAATAGTTACTTCAAAAAGACTTTTGCCAAATTTGAAATACAAAATTACTTATAAAACTGAGCATATATGGGCAAGACCAAGGGGAATTTTAACAGCACCAGAGTTTTTTTATCCTTATGAACTTGGTATGAAATATGAATCATATGGTACCTACTTTAAACTCTGGGCACCTTCGGCATATAAAGTTAAAATAAAAATATTTGATGAGAGTGAAAATTACAGGTTTGAAAAAGAAATGGCTCGAGAAGAAAACGGTGTATGGAATATTTATCTCACTGGTAACTTGAAAAACCATTATTATCTTTATGAGGTCTGGCATTACAACTATGATGATGACGAAGGGTTTGTTGTGTATGAAGTTCCTGATCCTTACTCAAGAGCTTCTTCCTCAAACTCTCAAAAATCTTTCATATTTGACCCGGCAGATATACAAATTGAAGGATGGCAGCAAGATACTTATATCAAGAACATAGAAAAACAACAAGATGCTATAATATATGAAATGCATGTAAGAGACTTTACGATTGATAAAACCTCAGGTGTGGAAGAGAGACTCAGAGGAAAGTTTTTGGGACTTTGTCAGCAAAGCTACTACAAAGAAAAGTTTTCAACGGGACTTTTACACCTTAAAGAACTTGGAATTACTCATATTCATCTTCTTCCTATTTCTGATTTTGGAAGTGTGGATGACAAAAATCCTGATAAAAAATATAACTGGGGATACGATCCTGTACTTTATCAGTGTCCTGAGTACTGGTATTCAACAAAAAGCGGAGGAATTGAAGCTTTAAAAGAGCTCAAAACTATGGTTAAAACTTTGCATGAAAACAACATTGGAGTTGTAATGGATGTTGTGTTTAATCACACGTACCATATAAAGGGTGGTAGATTTTCTATCTTTGATAAGATTGTTCCCGGATATTTTTACCGCATAGATGATTATGGCGAATATTCAAATGCAACAGGTTGTGGTAATGAAATTGCAACAGAAAAACCAATGGTTCGAAAATTTATACTTGATACAATAATATACTGGGCAGAAGAATTTCATATAGATGGTTTCAGGTTTGATCTCATGGGGCTTATTGATACTCAAACTATGAGAACAATTGCCAGAGAGGTTCGCAAGAGGAATCCAAAAGCTCTTATTTATGGTGAAGGTTGGGTGATGGGAGATAGTTTGTGTCTTGTGGAAGAAAGAGCAACAATTGAATCAAGTGCACATAAGGGATATTCCATTGGACTTTTCAATGATAGAATAAGAGATAGTATAAGAGGTGACCTTGACGGGTTCAGAACTGGCTATATGCATGGGAACCTTTCGGATGTTGAAAGATTAAAGCAGGGTATAAAAGCAGCTATTGATGATTTTGCCAAAGAACCTGACGAATGTGTTAACTATGTTTCCTGCCACGACAATTTAACTCTTTTTGATAAAGCCCAAAAAACTATGGTTGGTGAAGATATATTCTGGATTGACAGGGCGTGTCGACTGGCAAATGCAATTATTTTGACCTCTCAAGGTATAGCGTTTTTGCATGGTGGAGTTGAATTCAACAGAAGTAAAGGTGGGCATCCAAACACATATAACGCAGGAGATAGCATAAACAAGATTGACTGGAGTCTAAAAGAAAAGTTCTATGACACATTTAAGTTTTATTGTGACCTCATAAAGTTGCGAAAAGAACATTTAGCGTTCAGAATGCGCTCATCAGGTGAAATAAGAAAATATCTAAAATTCTTGCCAGCATCTGATGGCATTGTGGCGTTTTTGATTTCATATCCTTATGATGTGTGGAAAAAAATTATTGTTGCATATAATCCTTTTAAAGAAAAAAAGGTCATTGCGCTTCCTGATGGAATATGGAAAATAAAAGCGAATGATGGAGTTATATTTTCAGAAGAAAATGAACAGGAAGCGATAGGTAGTTTTGAAATTGCACCTAGCAGTCTTTTCATAGCATATCAGGAATGA
- a CDS encoding DUF58 domain-containing protein — METFWLFIICSLLFALNFFITKKFGLKSVEYEIHFEENKKSEGDEIHIIERIYNGKILPLPWVKSEFEVSAFFFMENAKNYVVGDKLRYISIFFFLPYQQIVRRHRFVATKRGFYKLDKIYLVTGDLFGLSTDDRCYYVNSNITIYPAFLDLKKHLLPRSSLSGEVVVKRHYYEDIFHFAGIREYQSFDSFNRINWNATAKYNTLMVNKYEYTSSGEALILLNVQSSEYERKEVFNKNAIEFGIKIAASLAKECLDAHIPVGFVCNGVDEETLQPLEILLPSQDSNQLLKILETLAHIKIQVNEYFEVLLYQVLRSYNFRELFIITSFVNKEMEDSILLYSSLGVKFTIILLEYNDKALNLESENVRIFLAKQNILESTRA, encoded by the coding sequence ATGGAAACTTTCTGGTTGTTTATAATATGTTCTTTGCTATTTGCTCTGAACTTTTTTATAACTAAAAAATTTGGACTCAAAAGTGTAGAGTATGAAATCCACTTTGAAGAGAACAAAAAATCTGAAGGTGATGAAATCCACATTATCGAAAGAATTTACAACGGTAAGATCCTGCCGCTTCCATGGGTAAAATCTGAATTTGAAGTGTCAGCATTCTTTTTCATGGAAAATGCAAAAAATTATGTAGTGGGAGATAAGCTAAGGTACATCAGCATTTTCTTTTTTCTGCCTTACCAGCAAATAGTAAGGCGGCACAGATTTGTTGCAACAAAAAGAGGATTTTATAAGCTCGACAAGATCTATCTTGTGACAGGAGACCTTTTCGGTCTTTCGACAGATGACAGGTGCTACTATGTAAATTCCAACATTACCATTTACCCAGCATTTTTGGACCTGAAAAAACACCTTCTGCCCCGCTCAAGCCTCTCAGGTGAGGTTGTGGTAAAAAGACATTATTATGAAGATATATTTCACTTCGCAGGAATAAGAGAGTATCAGTCTTTTGATTCTTTCAATAGAATAAACTGGAACGCAACTGCAAAGTATAATACTTTGATGGTAAACAAGTACGAATACACCTCATCAGGTGAGGCTTTGATACTTTTGAATGTCCAGAGTTCAGAGTATGAAAGAAAAGAGGTTTTCAACAAAAACGCTATTGAGTTTGGAATAAAGATTGCAGCAAGCTTGGCAAAAGAATGCTTGGATGCTCACATTCCAGTTGGTTTTGTTTGCAATGGTGTAGATGAAGAAACCCTGCAGCCGCTTGAAATTCTGCTTCCATCACAAGACTCAAATCAGCTTCTAAAAATTCTCGAAACCCTTGCACACATTAAAATTCAGGTAAACGAATACTTTGAAGTTCTACTTTATCAGGTCTTAAGAAGTTACAACTTCCGCGAGCTTTTTATAATTACCTCATTTGTGAACAAGGAGATGGAAGATTCTATTCTCCTTTACTCCTCACTTGGAGTTAAGTTTACCATTATCCTTCTTGAATATAATGATAAAGCTTTAAACTTAGAATCAGAAAATGTAAGAATTTTTCTGGCAAAACAGAATATTTTAGAAAGCACCAGAGCCTAA
- a CDS encoding response regulator gives MIVKNILIADENEYVRKAIRERFENSFDPIHHYMFFEAVDGEEALNKIGENNIHIAIIDTNLSKINGFEVLRTIKRSPVKAHIPVILLSSNIHRATRLKAYELGAVGIIPKPFSTLEVFNIVKSLLYTQDEYLHIHEIMHIISFLEQMSNKHIIVVPKIVDEFLSEYFTSYKFLAVNASTGELLYNRDFDEDEIKEILSYLKNGQKINSNALTIKINVKNEIFHFIFKIFSDNKRFVLLKKVLDFWSELNDR, from the coding sequence ATGATAGTTAAGAATATATTAATTGCGGATGAAAATGAGTATGTAAGAAAAGCGATAAGAGAGAGGTTTGAAAATTCTTTTGATCCGATACATCATTATATGTTTTTTGAAGCTGTTGATGGTGAGGAAGCTTTAAATAAGATTGGTGAGAATAATATTCATATTGCCATAATAGATACAAATTTATCCAAAATAAATGGCTTTGAAGTTTTGAGAACTATTAAAAGAAGTCCTGTTAAAGCTCACATTCCAGTAATTTTGCTGAGTAGCAATATTCACCGTGCGACAAGATTGAAGGCATATGAACTTGGTGCTGTTGGAATCATACCAAAGCCGTTTTCAACTTTAGAGGTATTCAATATAGTTAAATCACTTTTGTACACCCAGGATGAATATTTACATATTCATGAGATTATGCATATTATTTCTTTTTTAGAACAAATGTCAAATAAGCATATTATTGTAGTTCCCAAGATTGTGGATGAGTTTTTGTCAGAATACTTTACTTCGTATAAATTTTTAGCTGTAAATGCTTCAACTGGAGAGCTGCTTTATAACAGAGATTTTGATGAAGACGAGATTAAAGAAATTTTGAGTTATTTAAAAAATGGGCAGAAAATAAATTCGAATGCCTTAACTATAAAGATTAACGTTAAAAATGAGATTTTTCATTTTATATTCAAGATTTTTAGTGACAATAAAAGATTTGTACTTTTAAAAAAAGTTTTAGATTTTTGGAGTGAATTAAATGATAGATAG
- a CDS encoding HEAT repeat domain-containing protein, whose product MIDSINFVILCVICIVILLIVTSGIVFLYKIINSIRQGKMRQVFENYSKIVYDVITGKRSIISAENFYLLSDVINTNYPWIDGEEKKNLYVALKNSDFFDFAIDKIQKGNRAQKLRFAKVLSVVGGEDELKMLLNMSIKAPYLIDITAEAIFKNIDKIQDLNIFKPFLKTVFLEMDKYPYAIRRRIEFFAVYGGEKIKDILFYVIKENPSDKVLISCLNIFSEIATLEDLKNIDFLINHSSPEVRAAFCKATEKVGCINCAEKLETLINNEKVNFVKLRALRALSNVYPKSSLKYLLSALEDDWFYMRDFAKNMLSEFGPVVLKELLTFYFSTNDKFAKDKIREVFYSPVNFEYIIKSFLNYRTDYEKNLALEIIKILESSNPQCFYQRLKEEGYDYLITIKRGSE is encoded by the coding sequence ATGATAGATAGTATAAACTTTGTAATCTTATGTGTTATATGTATTGTAATTCTTCTAATTGTTACTTCGGGAATTGTTTTTTTATACAAAATTATAAATAGTATTCGTCAGGGAAAAATGAGACAGGTTTTTGAAAATTACAGTAAAATTGTTTATGATGTAATAACAGGAAAGAGAAGTATTATCTCTGCTGAAAATTTTTATCTTCTGAGTGATGTTATAAATACAAATTATCCATGGATAGATGGGGAAGAAAAGAAAAATCTTTATGTAGCCCTGAAAAATTCGGATTTTTTTGACTTTGCGATAGATAAAATTCAAAAAGGTAATAGAGCTCAAAAATTAAGATTTGCAAAGGTTTTAAGTGTGGTGGGTGGAGAAGATGAACTGAAAATGCTTTTAAATATGAGTATTAAGGCACCTTATCTTATAGATATAACTGCTGAAGCTATTTTCAAAAATATAGATAAGATACAGGATTTAAATATATTTAAACCTTTCTTAAAAACAGTCTTTTTGGAAATGGATAAATACCCCTATGCAATTAGAAGAAGAATAGAGTTTTTTGCAGTTTACGGTGGAGAAAAAATAAAAGATATTCTTTTCTATGTTATAAAAGAAAATCCATCAGACAAGGTATTAATATCATGTTTAAATATATTTTCAGAGATTGCAACATTGGAAGATTTAAAGAACATTGATTTTCTTATAAACCATTCATCACCAGAAGTTAGAGCTGCTTTCTGCAAAGCTACAGAAAAAGTGGGATGTATAAACTGTGCTGAAAAACTTGAAACACTAATAAACAACGAAAAGGTGAATTTTGTAAAACTGCGGGCTTTAAGAGCTTTAAGCAATGTATACCCTAAAAGTTCCTTGAAATATCTGCTTTCTGCCCTTGAAGATGATTGGTTTTATATGAGAGATTTTGCGAAAAATATGCTTTCAGAATTCGGACCTGTTGTGTTGAAAGAACTTTTAACATTTTACTTTTCAACAAATGATAAATTTGCAAAGGATAAGATAAGAGAAGTGTTTTATAGTCCTGTCAATTTTGAGTATATTATAAAAAGTTTTTTGAATTATAGAACTGATTATGAGAAAAATTTAGCTTTGGAAATAATAAAAATACTGGAGTCGTCTAATCCACAATGTTTTTATCAAAGACTTAAAGAAGAGGGATATGATTATCTTATAACAATAAAAAGAGGTAGTGAATAG